ATCATTAAAACTGGCTTCACCATACACATACTATACTCACTAAAACAGATACAAGCAAGAGTTTAAATATACAACGGCTGACCCCaatgtaatacatttaaaagtgctcctttaaaaaaattgaacatgATCAATAAAGAAGTCCTAGAACGCATCTGGTGGTAAAATCATGCAAAATTACAATCATTCCACTGAAgttaaaacagcaaaatactTTGGCCGCCTCACTGTGAGAAAACTGGCAGCCAAGAGATTTTCATAATGTTTGCTGATTGTTTTGTGACCAAGTGTCTGTCGCTCGCCTCAATTATTGGCAGCAGCTCAGTGGTCTACCTCCTCACTCTTGCATACATTGTAAAGTTGCGCATTCTCTCCACTCGGGAGAATCTTTTAGAAAAATAGAAGTAATAGCTCTTGAGGGAAAACACCCAAATGTGGGATATTCTCGTGGTATGCTGcgggagaggttggattgcggATATTCCGTTGAATAAATTAGCGGGAAACTTCCATAGAAAATCTGATGGATTGGTCGATGCGTGCCACGCTTTTGTTTTCAACTGGCAGTGCTAATAACAGAGCTAGCTGCAAACCACATCCAAGTTGCAGTTTCTATAGTcccatggggaaaaaaaagtcacccGAAATTAcgtcagagaaaaaaagagattttgTTTCCGCGGGTGTCTATGCGGTCGCAAAGAGGCAGATTTTCACAGTGGGAAAATCAAGTCGCTACGTTAGCGAGTGCCCACTGCTTGCCAAATTGGCGTTAGGGGAGGAGCAGCGAACTTCCCGTCCGATCAAACTTTTTGCCTTTGGACAGGGCGGCCACTTGTTTCATCAGCTCTCTGTTCTTGCCCTGAAAAGTCGAGATAGAGTTACAAGAAAGTCAAAGCAAAAATGAGCAGCCCAGTTCTTTGATTCAAGCATCATAGCACAAAGCCACACTGGCGTCGCTTTATGACACGGATGTGTCTGGCATTCCTGTTAGAGATGAGTAGCGAGGCGATGGTCATTTTCCCGGGTGGtgctacacaaaaaaactagagCATTACCTGCTGCTGCTCCATGGATTCTTTGTGTGCCTTCTCCATTGTGTTCATCTTGACTCTCATGCTGGATTCTTGGTACTGAAAATCGGCTTTCAGCTCCGTTAACTAAAGGTCAAACGTTGCCGTCAGCCAACGTGGGCAAAGCAAAGCGTCAAAGTTGAAGGCAAACCTTTCGTTCCTTGTCCAGAATGGTCTGATCCCTCTGCTGAAGCATTCTTTTCAGCGACATGACTTCTTCTTTCAGTTGGCTGATGAGGATGAAGTTATCCGTTCCTCCTGAATCCATGGACTGCGTGATGGAACTACTGTTTACGGTTAGGGAaacaaaaatatagattttaaaaTCCTTGACAacatccatccacacacacacacacacacacacgcgtaaGGATTTCGCCcacctgtcaccatttgacggCTTCATCTCTAGTTTGGGCTTCTTCTTTGGAGTCTCTTTTTGAATTGAGGACGATTTATGGCTGCGTTGAATGAAGGAAGGGGAATTAAGTCAGCGGAACGGAATGAAGAAAAGTCAAgggcagcttttttttctttgaataccTCTGTTTCCACAATCCCTGTTCCTGCTCAGGACTCAAACTCCCACTCAACCTAGCAAAGAAAAAGGAATTTATTCAGAGAAGTCAAGCCAAAAAGTGTTGAGCTAAAAATTGGCCCTGGGGGATAATAACATTCTATTAAGTTAAGAAAGGGGAACATTTTAGGTTTTTAAAGAAACGAATGTGAGCGAAAATACTTGTGGTGAGAACTGCTGTGTCTTTGTTGAGGATGGTGCTGCCTGGAATGAGGGTCCTTCTCGTTGAGGGACGAGGCGTTGGACGAGCCAAAGCCTTTCCTTTGTTCCTTGGTTTTCTGCAGAACGCGGCGGTAGGACAGAGTGCACAGCCAGCACAGCAGTTTTCCGTCCACCTGCACGCGGGACCACAAAAAGGACACGTAAGAGGACGAAACCCGGACGGAAACATTTAGCGGGGTACGTTTTTGACCTTTCTCCTGCCTTCCTCTTTGCGGTCGAAGGCACATTGCTGTTTGCACTGCTCGCAGGTCTGAGGCGGCCCGTATTTCTTTTCCGAATTGGTACAACGTTGACACTTGGTCCCGATGAACGCTGCGATGATGTTGCAGTATTGACAGGGTTTGGGCTGCACACACAGGGAAAAAATGACCGGTTAGAACTGGAAATTGAAGATGGGCGGGCGGGGTCTATCGGGACTTACCGTGCCGAACTGCTTGACGTTCTGGGCACATTTTTTGCAGATGGTGTTGGTCTTGCTGTCAGGCATAAAGCAGCGCATGTTACAAAAACAATGTATACAAAGAAACTATGTTGCACAACCATGATGAATCCATGTGTCACCTTTCCTGCTGAAACTCTGATCTGCAGTACGTGCACTTGACTATTGGGTGTGCGATGCGACACTCCTGAGGAGaaatggcaacaacaacaaaaagtcaaaaatatgaAATCCATCATCATACAAGACTAACTTTGTTAAAGCACTACCCCAGTCTTTTGGGGTAGCATTCGCCTTATCGCAATTAAACTATTATCCTTTTGTAGGATTAGCAGCCGGTTGGTTTAGCATTGACCAATTGTCATgtttccctgccattgacggcgatagacgtccaattgttTTGGACTTGAGAGGCTCGCCGGCGCCGCTAGCCCTCTCGGTACAAGtgatttggacgtctatcgctgtcaacgAGTTGAGCGGCGGATGAGTCACTGCAAACCTTGCAGAGTTGCTGGCCTTGCGACAGCTCCTCGAACGGGTACCGCTGGTTGCACTTGGTGCAGGCGTACAGCGCCGACGTTGCCATTCTCATCCGTCTATTGTCGCCAAACAAGTCGGGCACTTCGAACCAATAAAATCACAGCGCTATTTCCTTAATGTTTCCTTAACTGGGACTAAAAATACACGCTCCAAGAAGTCACAGGAACAACACATACTCGGCTAATGCTAGTTGGCTAAGCTAAACAGACTATGGGAGGAAGCTGGACAGTAGCCGAAgaacaataaaatgtaaaaatgtggtCTGTGTCAGCTAATAGCGCCACGTGACCAGGGCCGCCTAAGTCGACAATTGCCCTTGAAGCAAAGTAGCGATTTCCGAAAAGCGAcgatggaaaatgtattttaagtttCCAGTGTTTTCGCAAATGGCTTTTCCTGTTTTCTTTCTAGCATTTTTCATATGAAGCCGTCGTCCTTATGTCACCGGAAGTGGTCGACGGCGTCACAGGAAGAACAACCTATAGAAAGTGCGCcactttaccttttttttttcccataaacaCCTCTCATTTCATATAGATATCCTGTCATACTCCAGGAATATATCTAATTTCTCCAATAATTATTCCcatttgtaaaaacagaaaacatgacaacaaaagtacttgttagattatttttaatccaattaataACGCACTTGGATACAGTGAAATCGtttaaaaagtttgtttttaagcAAACATCTAAAATGTTGTTAAATTATACAATTAGACAAAAATGTAAGCTACATTCTTAAAGGACATGGGTAATTATTggctacagtattttttttaaatggaattctATCTTTGAAATGCctctttaaatatttgtttggtCATGTAACATTTTTTGTGTACACCTGTGACTATTGTGAATAAAGTTCAGTCATTCCTGCTCTGGCCGCTACAAAAGGTAGACTTTTAATCTGGAGAGAAAGGCACAGCATAATTAAGGCATGTTACCTGAGATTATGAAGTACTCCGCTTTATACTTCAAATGACAATTCTTAGTAAATGGTTTGATGACCCTGCTCTAATATGGCTGCCAACAAGTGGCTCATGTACAACTGTACATGTATACTTGGTCACATGAAGATCTTCAATATCAAGTGAGGGTTTATTCTCGTAACACAAAGTGGAAATATGTCATATTGCCCATGAGTTAAAGTATAGAATAAGCATAAATACCTTATCAAGCTAACAATTTAGTATGTGACAAGTGTCCATAGTGCGCTCTGCTCAATAAAAGGCATTTTCTAAAAGCGATACCTCGTAATCTGAGTCCAATTGCAAAAGCGCTCGGGCGAGAAGGCGGCGTGCAATTTCCTCAAACAAATGTCTGTACCGGCGTGATGGAGCGCGTGGGAGAACCGGCTCGCTCGGAGGAAGACGAGGCCGAGCGATTGGTCACCTCTCGCTGCAGCTCGTCCACTCTCTTCTGCAGCTCGGCACGTTTCGCCAGCAGTTCCTTGTTGCGCTGATGAACGGGTTCCTACCAGAAAAAGGGACATTTCATCAGTCAGGTCCCGGGGCGGCCGCCATATCGGCGCCGACTCTCACCTGAGGCCTCATGCGAGGGTTCCAGCGTATGTAGTAGCCCACCCAAAGCTCCAGGTGACGTAAGCTGACGACCGGGAACAGCACGTGATTGGAGAAGTTGACGTACAACGGATTGGTGAACTCCTCCACTTGGCTGTTAATGTAAGACCACAAGGATACGGTCTTTTTTGGAATCTCCTGTAAAACGACAGTGCACTTTAATGGCTATTTTATTAAGTGGCATCCCAAAAATGGGGAAGCGCATACTTCTTTAAACCTCTGTTGTTCGCTATTGCAAAGAAACGTCCCAAACAAGCAGCTGTAGAGATGGTCCAAGATGGTCACGAGGAAGTATTCGTTGAACTCGAAAGCTGcaggaaactaaaaaaaagaaaaaggttaCTACCGTGTAACATTTTCTTCAGAGAGAACCATGTGTTTACCTGACGCGTCAGCTGCCACACGCAGTCGACAAATTGAATGAAAACGGGTGAGCGATCTGCATCGGTGTGATTTTTATCGCCGTGGCCGACGCGCTGAAAGACAAGGAGTTTTTCAGTCTCCTTTCAATGCCACTGATTCGGGCCAATAGTGTAATACTTGAAGCCCTGTTTCCAAAAGTGAAAttatgggttaaaaatgaaggTGCTCTATGATGAAAAGGAGCTTACCAACTGGAAGCGGTGGCCAAAGCTCAGCCATTCTTTCTCCAACAACACCTGAAAGCCACGAATGCTGCGGTAGTAGCCGTCCAGCATGAGCATGGCCAGCGAGGTGAGCTGGGCCGTGCGATCCCAGCCGTCGCTGCAGTGCACCACCACCGAGGTTTTGCCAGACTCCACCTTGTCCGCGATCCGCAGGGCTCCCGCCAGGATCAACTGCGGAGGCACAAAAAGCGCTAGCGGGGCTCCACACGAGTGGTGGCTAGCTGAAATCCGGGGGCTCACCTTGATGTGCTCCAGCCAGTGAGTGGACTCCAGATTGGAGAGCCAATGGGAGTCCTCGATGTTGGGGTAGACGATGTCCTTCAGTTTTCGCAGCGATTCCCTCATCACGTGGATGTTGTGGATATCCAAGAAGACCAACTCGGCGTTCTGATAGGCGTCCTCGCTTTCGTACCCGCCCCCTTTCATCTGCGGAAATTGAACGATTGCTCGAGCGTTTGCCTCCAGCTGGGGCCAAGCCTTTTACCTTGTTGGCCGCTGCGTTGACACTGGGTCTAGCGTCGAAAATGAAGAGTTTATGTGACTGAGCGTTGGCGTCCATGATGGTCTGAAGGTACTTTTCATCCTCTTTGCTTCGCTTGCCGTTTATGCCTACCATGGGCTGACTGCAACGCGTCACGGTTGCTTGACTCTCCGGATGGATCCAGGAGAgtacctcaaaaaaaaaaaaaaaaaaccaacaaaaatgaacattatttGGGAATGATATGACAGAAAACGGTAACTCACTGGTATTCTTCCCTTTGCCCGGAAGGCGGCGACTCTCTTCAGCTCCTCGTCTGGAATGTTGACCGGAACGGCCATTGTTGCCGGGTAAGTGTCGCACAGTTCGTAGTGATCGTTTACCTTTGTAATCCTCCAACTTTCATTGGGAATGCCCTTGACAACACAGGTAGGTATTGGTGGGGACATTCTAGTTAGCATCCACCgattattatataaaaatactttGATAATAAACCGCACAGAAGTTTGCCATAGTGCAATACCTGTCTTTTATATTCCGAGACTGCGTCGTAGACCTTCCATCCGTTCTCTGGAAACACCTGCCCGTACtcaaaggcaaatatttgctgtaAATAGAGGGAGGAAATCTATGAGTTGGCATCTCTCTTACAAAAACGTAAGATCCCCACGGATGGGTGACTCACCAGTCCGTTGGAGACGGGAAAGGCAAACTTCATCAACACTTCAAAAATGGACTTTTTGAGCGTGTCATCCGTTTGTTTGTGTGCGAATCGTAGATTGCGCACATCCTGAGGACagggaggtcaaaggtcatgatGGTAGCGAGGCTCGGAAGCAGGAGTTTTGTTAGCTTCCAtcgacggcgatagacgtccaatttagcTCAACTGACTTTGCAGACTAGGCCGTAGGAGACATCGCCGCGGCTTGACGCGCTGCCAATCTTCTCCACGCGACTCACAACCCCGAGGGGCAGATCCAGAACAAAAGAGGGCTCCTGCAAATGTATTTGGTTATTAATCGACCCATCCCTCAGATGACAAAACATACAAACGTACCCGGTCCGTGCATTTAAAGAAGAGTCTATAGTTGCTAACGGTCACTATTCCACGCAGTGCCCCGGTGAAAGGGCAGAAATAGGTGACCTCTTGAGCTGTTGAAATAGAAcgtcattaaaataattaataaagaaaaacaacacaaataacACTCTTACCCATATCTTGCACCACTTCATTCGGAAGCAACTGTAATTCCTCTTTGTCAGCATCTCTGAACGCCTAATAAAAGAGAAATGTGGTGACCAAGTCATTTTATAAGCACAATTAAGCTCATTTACCTTTGCGAGAGCTTTTGGCTTGacctaaaaatagaaaaagcatATTAGTAGTCATAAATGAGACGATTTGGGGGCTTTGCCATTGTGTTCGTGACAAACCCGAATCTCTGGGGAAAACTCGGATGAGGTGGCACTGTCGGACATCATGGAGGCGGCTTTTACCTGGGTCGAACGCTCCGAGCTGTGGAAGGATGGAGCATACCATGAATAATTCATACGTTTCAAACCCGGTGATAGCGacttccattttgactgggagggcttgGCAGCCATCGGATAGATACACTAAGTGCATTGTTACGTCGTTATAACAGCGTCAAATTATCTTTAAAAGAACACCTGGTGCCTTATGTGTCACGAAATAGCCacgaaaataacatttttgctAGTTTTTCAACTTTTAGCTATCTTAAACAACGTTACCTGCACAGGGAATCAACACTGGGATGTCGAGATGAGGATTGCTTCGAGCCTAAACTGTCTACACTTCCAGACTTCTCCATGTTATTCAGtttatttgtccaaaaatagtGAATTCAATGGAGCCAAACGCGTTTGTTGAAATTGACAATAATAAGAATGAATAATCCCCATCAATAACAGGAAGTCTCAATTTTTCCCAGCGAGATTCTTGTTCGCTTTTAGACTGCGAAATTGATATGCAGTGCCCTCCTGTGGTGCAAACCGGAATTGTCAACGTCTACGCCTGTTCGTTAGTGGTCATTGTGTAGGTAAAAAGTGACTAATCATGCCCACACTCCAATTTGCGGGGATGGTCTGTCGATGTATTTTATGAAACGATAATTAGCAAAAGTTCTTAAAAGAAATATTAATTTGAACATTTACAAAAGCTAATACATTAGAGTAAAACCCACCAAACAGATTGATTTGTGTTTCCTGTCCTTTATTTAAACTATGCCAATCACATTTATATACAACacgtttaaacaaaaaaataatgtcattaaaTGCCCTCCGctcccaaaaaaacaacttgcaCCTGAGGgcaatctgaaaaaataaaataaaaatggaatgaatacaTCACTTGACATATTTTTCCATAAATTTCTTGTGAAATTCAGAGCGCAGGGTATCGTTGATGAAGCGTTTCTCTTTGCGTGCTTTGTCCAAGCCTTTTGCGCAGTTCTTGAACACCACATCGTCGTCCCACCTGGAGACAAATGACATCAACGATGGTCCAAGGTTGACCCTGCGttcaggaaaaaaagcttttgcaTTACCTTCTCTTAACCTTGAATGTGTTTTGATTCTGAGCCaattgttgctgctgctgctgttgttgttgttgttgcagctgttgttgttgctgctgtccCGCCAAATTAATCAATGGGTTGCCGCTCAGTATGTTCTCCATCCGAATCCTTTCTTCCTCTGCCTTTTGCTctcgatcctaaaacaaaacacaaatcccagaattaaaacataaaaaagaccAGCATTTCGATATTTGTCCCAATATGAGAGCTCACCCTTCGTTCTTGCTCCTCAGCCCGTTCCTTTTTAATCTTCTCCAGCTCCGCCAAAAGTGCGGCGGTGTCATCATCGTCGCTATCGTCCCCCGagtcgtcgtcctcgtcttcCTTTTCACAAAAGGGCAAAATCCCACGTTTGAGAGCACGCCGTCACTTTCCCCGGATCCACGCCGTGCGTACCTCGGTCAGGGGGTCGTCTGCGTCGAGGTTAGCGGCGGGAATCTGATCTAGCCTGGGTCTCtttgaggatgaagaggaggaggaagaggacgtGGTGTGCTCTGGAGAACGAGACATCGACACATTTGATGGATAGCCGTCCACAAATTCACAATAATGCCTCTCCTTTTGATTTTACGGTATCTTCCCGGGGGAAGTGCGCACAAGGCTAACCTCTCGGTCCCCTCTCTCGGACCTTCTCGCGCACGGCGACGCGTTCCCTCTCCTCCAGCTCCCTGCGGAAATCCCGGGTGCGCACTTCCTCGGGAGCATCCTGGGTAGGTTGCCTAGTGGACAAAAGACGTAAGATTTAAAAACAAGCCCAAACACCAACGATTATTTAGCTATTTAGCCCCAATTATTTCATCCAAATGGCAACGAATGAAGAAGCTCCAGCCCATTGGTCTACTGACCTGTACTTGATCTTTGTGTGGCCTGGAAGATCTCGACTGGAGTATTGCTTTGACAGGGCACTCAAATCCCCTTCGCCTTTCCCCCGTCCTCCTCTGGCCGGTTCGAATGTTGGTCTTGCCGCTGTAGTCATCCTGGGTGCCTCTGTTTGGACAGGAGAATAACaggaatttaaataaaaataacaactgtGAAAATCAAGAGGCAAGGCCAGACACTACTATAAGTCGGTTGTAGgtcgtaaaaataaatattacaacTATTACGGGCATATTATTGAGAGCCACGAGACGTCTCCTAGCTAGCGATGCTAAGAAGCTATGCTAGGTTGGACAATGCTATTTTGTGGTCATGAAAAGTGATTGTTCGGCAAAAACAACGAATAAAATCACGCAGAACAATCAAATAGTCCTGAAAATCTATGCCTTGGTCCTAAATAGTAagagaaataataaaaacatccgTAAGACTTACAAGAGTCCGTCAGATTTTCCGAAAAGATGAGCTTCCGAGAGAAGCCTTTCGTCACTCCAACGTCACTAccggcaaaaaataaatacatcaaatgtAATAACACTAAGGTCCTATTGTTGAATTCATAGTATGCCTTTGACGCCAATagacgtccagtccattttgactgggaaggttaccaacaaaaaatattttcttcatttagaAATCAAGTCAAATATGTACTATGTGAAATTACCTTTTTTATGTCTTATTTGGCTCACTCTAACTACAGCTAATACATCTAAGCAATTAGCTCACAGACAGCTAGCCAGATGTATTAAAAGACTGTATAGAAGGTACTTCTTATTTGGATATGCAGGGCGACATTGCATTACAATCTCCATGGCTTTAATTTCCAATGCATGATAAAGTAGAGCGGTGTAATTGGTGGCGGCATATCTCGCCAGGCCCAGGGATTCATCAAACAAGATTAAAAAACGGAGGATGGATTAACATGTTAACAGGAGCTTGAAATGACGAGCCGTATGATAAAGTGTTGAAGAGTGTAAACAGGGACTACTCTATTGTACCATGCATACAATCCACCCACTACacactggatgtttttttttcttttttatttcacatGACCTAAAATGAAGGGAGatgaaaaacatacataaaatgTAATTGTGCTTCACTTATAATTCTTGACATATTTGTACTTACAGTTAATGCTACATTAAAATCCATCCTTCAAAACAAAACCTACAATTGCACGCATTCCATTTGTGACTGTAGAATTTTTTAAAGGGCGAGGCATTGGACGCCATTGGGCGCCGTGGCGTCTCCAGGTTGAGTGTCCGTGTGTTGCAAGGACATCAAGCGGTCTTGGTTTAACGGAAAGTGGCAGGAGGGGTACAGGCCGCATTTCCTAAAGCTCTCTTTGACTATCCCGATCCCCTCGTCCTCTCCAGTCACCTGGTAGGCCCCCTTGAACACCCCCGAAAAGTCCTTCTTGCTGACGGCGAACAGCGTCACGTCGGCGTCGCCCGACAGCGCGGCAAAGCGCCGCTTGATGAGGGGAAATAAACCGGCGTCCAGCGGCTGCAGGAGATGCGAGCAGTGGGGCGGCAGGCACACCAGGACCACGCCCTCCCGGCGGGCCGTCTCCACCACCTCCAAGTTGAGGGGCGACTTGTGCCCGTCGAAAAGCAGCAGGAGCGGTCGCTCTTTTG
This portion of the Stigmatopora nigra isolate UIUO_SnigA chromosome 19, RoL_Snig_1.1, whole genome shotgun sequence genome encodes:
- the fam76b gene encoding protein FAM76B isoform X2, with the protein product MMMDFIFLTFCCCCHFSSGVSHRTPNSQVHVLQIRVSAGKQDQHHLQKMCPERQAVRHAQTLSILQHHRSVHRDQVSTLYQFGKEIRAASDLRAVQTAMCLRPQRGRQEKGQKRTPLNVSVRVSSSYVSFLWSRVQVDGKLLCWLCTLSYRRVLQKTKEQRKGFGSSNASSLNEKDPHSRQHHPQQRHSSSHHKLSGSLSPEQEQGLWKQSHKSSSIQKETPKKKPKLEMKPSNGDSSSITQSMDSGGTDNFILISQLKEEVMSLKRMLQQRDQTILDKERKLTELKADFQYQESSMRVKMNTMEKAHKESMEQQQGKNRELMKQVAALSKGKKFDRTGSSLLLP
- the mtmr2 gene encoding phosphatidylinositol-3,5-bisphosphate 3-phosphatase MTMR2 translates to MEKSGSVDSLGSKQSSSRHPSVDSLCSSERSTQVKAASMMSDSATSSEFSPEIRVKPKALAKAFRDADKEELQLLPNEVVQDMAQEVTYFCPFTGALRGIVTVSNYRLFFKCTDREPSFVLDLPLGVVSRVEKIGSASSRGDVSYGLVCKDVRNLRFAHKQTDDTLKKSIFEVLMKFAFPVSNGLQIFAFEYGQVFPENGWKVYDAVSEYKRQGIPNESWRITKVNDHYELCDTYPATMAVPVNIPDEELKRVAAFRAKGRIPVLSWIHPESQATVTRCSQPMVGINGKRSKEDEKYLQTIMDANAQSHKLFIFDARPSVNAAANKMKGGGYESEDAYQNAELVFLDIHNIHVMRESLRKLKDIVYPNIEDSHWLSNLESTHWLEHIKLILAGALRIADKVESGKTSVVVHCSDGWDRTAQLTSLAMLMLDGYYRSIRGFQVLLEKEWLSFGHRFQLRVGHGDKNHTDADRSPVFIQFVDCVWQLTRQFPAAFEFNEYFLVTILDHLYSCLFGTFLCNSEQQRFKEEIPKKTVSLWSYINSQVEEFTNPLYVNFSNHVLFPVVSLRHLELWVGYYIRWNPRMRPQEPVHQRNKELLAKRAELQKRVDELQREVTNRSASSSSERAGSPTRSITPVQTFV
- the cwc15 gene encoding protein CWC15 homolog, which gives rise to MTTAARPTFEPARGGRGKGEGDLSALSKQYSSRDLPGHTKIKYRQPTQDAPEEVRTRDFRRELEERERVAVREKVRERGPREHTTSSSSSSSSSKRPRLDQIPAANLDADDPLTEEDEDDDSGDDSDDDDTAALLAELEKIKKERAEEQERRDREQKAEEERIRMENILSGNPLINLAGQQQQQQLQQQQQQQQQQQLAQNQNTFKVKRRWDDDVVFKNCAKGLDKARKEKRFINDTLRSEFHKKFMEKYVK
- the fam76b gene encoding protein FAM76B isoform X3 — protein: MRMATSALYACTKCNQRYPFEELSQGQQLCKECRIAHPIVKCTYCRSEFQQESKTNTICKKCAQNVKQFGTPKPCQYCNIIAAFIGTKCQRCTNSEKKYGPPQTCEQCKQQCAFDRKEEGRRKVDGKLLCWLCTLSYRRVLQKTKEQRKGFGSSNASSLNEKDPHSRQHHPQQRHSSSHHKLSGSLSPEQEQGLWKQSHKSSSIQKETPKKKPKLEMKPSNGDSSSITQSMDSGGTDNFILISQLKEEVMSLKRMLQQRDQTILDKERKLTELKADFQYQESSMRVKMNTMEKAHKESMEQQQGKNRELMKQVAALSKGKKFDRTGSSLLLP
- the fam76b gene encoding protein FAM76B isoform X1, producing MRMATSALYACTKCNQRYPFEELSQGQQLCKECRIAHPIVKCTYCRSEFQQESKTNTICKKCAQNVKQFGTPKPCQYCNIIAAFIGTKCQRCTNSEKKYGPPQTCEQCKQQCAFDRKEEGRRKVDGKLLCWLCTLSYRRVLQKTKEQRKGFGSSNASSLNEKDPHSRQHHPQQRHSSSHHKLSGSLSPEQEQGLWKQSHKSSSIQKETPKKKPKLEMKPSNGDRWAKSLRVCVCVCVWMDVVKDFKIYIFVSLTVNSSSITQSMDSGGTDNFILISQLKEEVMSLKRMLQQRDQTILDKERKLTELKADFQYQESSMRVKMNTMEKAHKESMEQQQGKNRELMKQVAALSKGKKFDRTGSSLLLP